Proteins encoded by one window of Modestobacter marinus:
- a CDS encoding glycosyltransferase family 4 protein: MRKTRYRRARVYGSVRSAHLERAHALPPATILHQRWRYDFDPALTEGLDLVRGRLPSLAVTILRSRLAAVEVNEPLLRPGLWKTSVAVAAAGLSARLHRTGTLVVSYAIENRDNYAPEPDAHLRRRVRARLDRAMTRFVARRVDRLAFGTSAAAELYAADLGPELQDCRTAVVPALPAPCDCAVPAIRDPDQVVFVGAFAARKGLGELVAAWPEVVRQHPAARLTLVGQGPLESAGRELADRVPGVEVVVAPPREEVHRHQRRAAVLVLLSQRTPTWREQVGLPVVEGLAHGCTVVTTEETGLADWLAGHGHEVLPAGAPVAEVAAGLVRSLRARRPAASVLADLPHRDGRLAADEWMFQGAGEPGAATGGR; encoded by the coding sequence GTGAGGAAGACCCGCTACCGCAGGGCCCGGGTCTACGGCTCGGTGCGCAGCGCGCACCTGGAGCGGGCGCACGCGCTGCCCCCCGCGACGATCCTGCACCAGCGCTGGCGCTACGACTTCGACCCGGCGCTGACCGAGGGGCTTGACCTGGTCCGGGGCAGGCTCCCCTCGCTGGCGGTCACCATCCTGCGGTCGCGGCTGGCCGCCGTCGAGGTGAACGAGCCGTTGCTGCGCCCCGGGTTGTGGAAGACCTCCGTCGCGGTGGCCGCGGCGGGCCTCTCCGCCCGGCTGCACCGCACCGGGACGCTGGTCGTCTCCTACGCCATCGAGAACCGGGACAACTACGCACCCGAGCCCGACGCGCACCTCCGCCGGCGGGTGCGTGCCCGCCTGGACCGGGCCATGACCCGGTTCGTGGCCCGGCGGGTCGACCGGCTCGCCTTCGGCACCTCGGCGGCAGCAGAGCTCTACGCCGCGGACCTCGGGCCCGAGCTGCAGGACTGCCGGACGGCGGTCGTCCCGGCCCTCCCGGCCCCGTGCGACTGCGCCGTCCCGGCGATCCGCGACCCCGACCAGGTCGTCTTCGTCGGCGCCTTCGCGGCACGCAAGGGCCTCGGTGAACTGGTCGCCGCCTGGCCGGAGGTGGTCCGGCAGCACCCGGCGGCCCGGTTGACGCTGGTGGGCCAGGGGCCGCTGGAGTCCGCCGGCCGTGAGCTGGCCGACCGCGTGCCGGGGGTGGAGGTGGTCGTGGCCCCGCCCCGGGAAGAGGTGCACCGCCACCAGCGCCGGGCGGCGGTCCTCGTGCTGCTGTCCCAGCGGACCCCCACCTGGCGCGAGCAGGTGGGGCTGCCGGTCGTCGAGGGGCTGGCCCACGGGTGCACCGTGGTCACCACCGAGGAGACCGGGCTCGCCGACTGGCTGGCCGGGCACGGCCACGAGGTGCTCCCCGCCGGCGCGCCGGTGGCGGAGGTCGCGGCCGGGCTGGTCCGGTCGCTGCGCGCCCGCCGGCCGGCGGCCTCGGTGCTGGCCGACCTGCCGCACCGGGACGGGCGGCTGGCTGCGGACGAGTGGATGTTCCAGGGTGCCGGTGAGCCCGGCGCCGCTACCGGAGGACGCTGA
- a CDS encoding glycosyl transferase, translating into MSRRLTVLQSFPEPRATTNPYVVTLRRSLDARPDLEVLTFSWSRALRARYDVLHVHWPENLLKGGTRGRALARRLLFVALLARLTLRSTPVVATVHNLRPQEGLPRSQRFLLGLLGRRVAVRVLLNEQTLVPPGTAAVTVLHGHYREWFADHPRPPREPGRVAYVGLIRPYKDVGRLIRVFGTTADAAPSARLQVAGQPLTPELADELHAAAAADPRVELTLEFLPDDRLVDAVGRATLVALPYREMHNSGAALMALSLDRPVLVPRNPVTDLLAAEVGEEWVHRYDGELSGAVLLQALQQAADHEPGLRPDLGRREWDQAGRDHEDAYRWAVRLRGRRRDADPEPH; encoded by the coding sequence GTGAGCCGACGGCTGACCGTGCTGCAGTCCTTCCCCGAGCCCCGCGCGACGACCAACCCCTACGTCGTGACGCTCCGGCGGAGCCTCGACGCGCGGCCCGACCTCGAGGTGCTGACCTTCAGCTGGTCCCGGGCGCTGCGGGCCCGCTACGACGTGCTGCACGTGCACTGGCCGGAGAACCTGCTCAAGGGGGGCACCCGAGGGCGCGCGCTGGCCCGGCGACTGCTGTTCGTGGCGCTGCTGGCCCGGCTCACGCTGCGGTCGACCCCGGTCGTGGCGACCGTGCACAACCTCCGGCCGCAGGAGGGCCTCCCCCGCTCCCAGCGGTTCCTGCTCGGGCTGCTCGGCCGGCGCGTCGCCGTCCGGGTGCTGCTCAACGAACAGACCCTGGTGCCCCCGGGGACGGCGGCCGTGACCGTCCTGCACGGGCACTACCGCGAGTGGTTCGCCGACCACCCCCGCCCGCCCCGAGAGCCCGGCCGGGTCGCCTACGTCGGGCTCATCCGGCCGTACAAGGACGTCGGTCGGCTGATCCGGGTGTTCGGCACCACCGCGGACGCCGCCCCCTCGGCCCGGCTGCAGGTGGCCGGGCAGCCGCTGACCCCGGAGCTGGCCGACGAGCTGCACGCGGCGGCTGCCGCCGACCCCCGGGTGGAGCTGACGCTGGAGTTCCTGCCCGACGACCGGCTGGTCGACGCGGTCGGCCGCGCGACGCTCGTGGCCCTCCCCTACCGCGAGATGCACAACTCCGGTGCCGCGCTCATGGCGCTGTCCCTCGACCGGCCCGTCCTGGTCCCCCGTAACCCGGTCACCGACCTGCTCGCCGCGGAGGTGGGCGAGGAGTGGGTGCACCGCTATGACGGCGAGCTCAGCGGTGCCGTGCTGCTTCAGGCGCTGCAGCAGGCCGCGGACCACGAGCCGGGGTTGCGCCCGGACCTCGGACGGCGCGAGTGGGACCAGGCCGGCCGCGACCACGAGGACGCCTACCGGTGGGCCGTCCGGCTGCGGGGTCGGCGGCGGGACGCGGACCCCGAGCCGCACTGA
- a CDS encoding glycosyltransferase family 2 protein, producing the protein MTARTVTIGVLTFRRPDDLAALLPLLLEQATEVERDGLAVDVLVVDNDPDGSGGPVVERVGGGRTRHVVEPAPGIAAARNRVLDEVTGDLLVFIDDDERPHPGWLGHLVAAHRRTGAVAVAGAVVSDFAGPLDPWVADGAFFRRRRLATDTPIDVAATNNLLLDVAAVRAAGTRFDVTFGLSGGSDTLFTRQLAEVGPMTWCDEAVVTDAVPAARMTRDWVLRRAFRSGNSASRVDLALAATPGARWAARLQAARRGCPRLAGGLARWLVGAALRSRVHRARGLRTACRGAGLLAGTLGVVYQEYRRVPAATSHAG; encoded by the coding sequence GTGACCGCACGGACCGTGACCATCGGGGTGCTGACCTTCCGGCGTCCCGACGACCTGGCGGCCCTGCTGCCCCTGCTGCTCGAGCAGGCGACCGAGGTCGAGCGCGACGGGCTCGCCGTCGACGTGCTCGTCGTGGACAACGACCCCGACGGCAGCGGTGGCCCGGTGGTCGAGCGGGTCGGCGGCGGTCGCACGCGGCACGTGGTGGAGCCGGCCCCGGGCATCGCCGCCGCGCGCAACCGGGTGCTCGACGAGGTGACCGGCGACCTGCTCGTGTTCATCGACGACGACGAACGCCCGCACCCCGGCTGGCTCGGGCACCTGGTGGCCGCGCACCGGCGCACCGGCGCCGTCGCCGTGGCCGGGGCGGTCGTCTCCGACTTCGCCGGTCCACTGGACCCGTGGGTCGCCGACGGGGCGTTCTTCCGGCGCCGGCGGCTCGCCACCGACACCCCGATCGACGTCGCCGCCACCAACAACCTGCTGCTGGACGTGGCCGCGGTGCGCGCCGCCGGCACCCGCTTCGACGTCACCTTCGGGCTGAGCGGCGGCAGCGACACGTTGTTCACCCGCCAGCTGGCCGAGGTGGGGCCGATGACCTGGTGCGACGAGGCCGTGGTGACGGATGCGGTACCCGCCGCGCGGATGACCCGGGACTGGGTGCTGCGGCGGGCGTTCCGGTCCGGGAACTCGGCAAGCCGGGTCGACCTGGCGCTCGCGGCCACACCCGGGGCGCGGTGGGCGGCCCGGCTCCAGGCCGCACGTCGGGGGTGCCCGCGACTGGCCGGGGGGCTGGCGCGGTGGCTGGTCGGCGCCGCGCTGCGCTCCCGGGTGCACCGCGCCCGGGGTCTGCGGACCGCCTGCCGCGGCGCGGGCCTGCTGGCGGGGACCCTCGGCGTCGTCTACCAGGAGTACCGCCGGGTGCCCGCCGCGACGTCCCACGCCGGCTGA